CTCACCTTTTAACTTAGCAAATGTGCAAACAGCAATTCCTTCTGGAGCTTCAGCATATTCTTTTATCTTGGCGTGAGAGATTATTGTGTAGTCGGGCACAGTTAACATGATTTCTTGTCCAGTCTTTTCTGAGAGAAGAGTGCTGGCGTTTCCAACAGCAATGTTCGTCATCTCCTTCAGAAAGTCTTTCTCTATTTCAGTAAGTTTTTCTACCATCCATGTTCCTTCCATTTTAGGATGTCTTGATTAGAACTATGCTATGGCTATATCTAAGGCTAGTGTAACCATCAACAACGGAAATGGGTGACACCTCTAACAAACCTTGCCACCTCAAATCTTTACTCTAACTGTTACGATTCCACTTGCTGTGTCAAACTCCACAGACCTGCCAACACTACCCCCCACGACCTCTCCAGCCAGAGAGATTCCTTCTTTCCTCAGCTTCTCCTTTACAGCCAGAACGTTCTCTTCACCAGTCTTCAAGCTTTTATGTCCAAGAGTCGGAAACATGTTTGCTCCACCGACAATCTTTCCGGTCATATTTCGTCTTTGAGAACCCAACGATTCCATTTTCCTAATCATATGATCTATAGCCAAGTCGGCAAACTTGAATGGATTACTAGTCAGCCCATGTTCTGTGCTGTCGGGCAGCATGGCATGGGCCATTGCTCCAACTTTGAGCATGGGGTCGTAGAGCGTTACGACTATGCAAGAGCCTACTCCAAGCGCCACTAGCCTGTTGGGCGTCTGGGTGGCTTTTACTTGAGCCGTGTCCACTACAATGTCTTCTAGGATGTTATGCAACTACCTTTGCCCCGAGTGCTCTCAGCATTGCGTGAGCTTCCTTCAATGAGAACAGGAGGAAGAAGTATCCCATGACCTTGATTTTTGCTCTAGTGCTTAACTCCACTTGTATTATCAATGCTCGCTCAGCTTTTTGCCCAAAGGCTACGGCTACGTTGTCGAGCAAGGCCCCGACCATACCATGTGCGAACTCGGGAACATGTTCAACAAGATGCATTCCCAATGTGTGCGACAAAGCAGTTAAACAGTTTCCAGCTAGAATATTCCCAGCTTCACTCAAAGCAGATTTGTCCATCTCATCAAGCTCCTTTGTAGTTCCCGGCTCCTTTTTCAACAGCACGTTCACTAGTATGAAAGCACTTTTCTCTGGAAAAATCATCAACAATGAACCCGAAAGGTCTCCAGTTACCGGAAGATATATCCCACTGACCAACGTTTCCCTATCTCCAACCAACTTCGGAAGGTCATCTAAAGAAGTCATCGTTGCCGTTAGTAGCTTCACCTTGACCGTTTGCCCAATCATCTTTGAAAGAGCCGTGCCTGCATGCTGCGCACCGATGTGCCCAACCTCTCTCAACGCATCTTCCTCCAATTTAGTCAATTTCGCCGTTCGTTTTCTCTTTCCTTTTGCACGAAGGGTCTCCTCCACAGTGTCCACTAACTGTCTTTCATCAAAAGGCTTAACAATGTACCCAGCGGAACCAAGTATGTTGCATGTCTTCATAGTCTTTGCTTGCCCTACAGCTGTAAGCATTATCACCTTTGCATTCTCATCTATGTTCATGATCCTTTTGAGCACTTCAGTTCCGTCTAAGCCAGGCACTATTATGTCCAAAAGTACCACGTCCGGCTTTTCTGTTTCATATTTCCTCAATGCTTCCTCGCCGTTCTCTGCTTCAATCACCTCTCGGAAACCCCGACCATTCAAAGCATTCCGTACAATCCGCCTCGTAAACGCCGAATCATCAACGACCAATATTTTCGTACCCATTTTTTCACCTCCTTGTTTTCCATCGCCTGTTTTCATGTCAAGAATTAAGCTGCGGCTTTATCTAAGGCTGGTGTAACCGCTTCTCTGCTCGAAGAGTGACATGCGCATACCTTCTCAGCTAACATTAGCTGCATACCTCTGTTCCTCAACCAACGAATCAAACAAACTATTCACATCCAAAATCAAAGCAGGCTTCCCATCCCCCAAAATCGTAAACCCGGCAAAAACCCTACTCTGCCTCACAAACCTGTCCAAAGGCTTAACAATAATATCTTGCTTATCCAAGAGAGCATCAACACCTAAACTGAGAAACTCGTTCTCACGATTCACAAGCACTATCAACACACTCTTCTCTCCCTCATGAGGAAAACCAAAAAAATCCGACAACCTCAACAACGGAACATTCCCCTCAGACAAAACAGCTACCTCACGACCAAGCATCCTCTTAACATC
This genomic stretch from Candidatus Bathyarchaeota archaeon harbors:
- a CDS encoding response regulator, translating into MGTKILVVDDSAFTRRIVRNALNGRGFREVIEAENGEEALRKYETEKPDVVLLDIIVPGLDGTEVLKRIMNIDENAKVIMLTAVGQAKTMKTCNILGSAGYIVKPFDERQLVDTVEETLRAKGKRKRTAKLTKLEEDALREVGHIGAQHAGTALSKMIGQTVKVKLLTATMTSLDDLPKLVGDRETLVSGIYLPVTGDLSGSLLMIFPEKSAFILVNVLLKKEPGTTKELDEMDKSALSEAGNILAGNCLTALSHTLGMHLVEHVPEFAHGMVGALLDNVAVAFGQKAERALIIQVELSTRAKIKVMGYFFLLFSLKEAHAMLRALGAKVVA
- a CDS encoding chemotaxis protein CheD, giving the protein MHNILEDIVVDTAQVKATQTPNRLVALGVGSCIVVTLYDPMLKVGAMAHAMLPDSTEHGLTSNPFKFADLAIDHMIRKMESLGSQRRNMTGKIVGGANMFPTLGHKSLKTGEENVLAVKEKLRKEGISLAGEVVGGSVGRSVEFDTASGIVTVRVKI